The genomic region tttcatgaggaagacccacgtaaagcgagaaaacTCATCaacaatggttaagaaataattagcaccagaaagagaagattgacgattcgggccccaaatatcacaatgaattaaagcaaaagggaaagttgatgaaattgaactcaaaagaaaaggttgacgagtttgttttgccaacggacaaacatcacaaatatgactagaatcaaaagtgcaattaagagagctagatgctaaagcttgcaaacgagtggatgagaggtgaccaagacgcctatgccagagggaggaggggatggtaatgatgttgcagagaggttgacgggtggggagagaagaggtaagggccacaaggtaatacagatcgccacgtcgcttacccacaccaatcatcgccttcgaaaccaagtcctgcaaaacacaccaagaaggaaagaaggttatggaacacgataatccatctgtaagtttaccaaccgataaaaggtccactcggaaattagggacacataaaacatccttcaaagtaactgaggaatttaaaggaagagtgccggtaaaagtaatgggagcggaagcaccactaggcaaagaaacaggcggcaaatgtgaaggagaacgattaaccaaacatgaagcggaagaagtaatatgacccgtagcaccactgtcaaaaatccattgaccatgacgagaggtgacaggtaacaaaccttgggcaaaatcagtagtgagcacggcattggcctgaggaggggtggtggtgtcacgtagagcagctagaacacgggagtgctgctcggcagagaggtcaggcatggcaagctgcaagtcatgcaaagtgggctgggtcccgtgcacttggtgggtcgctggagtagaagaggaggcgggggcctgggtgccttgcacgtgatgggcctgggtgaaattatggggccgggaagcagaaaaccgtggctgccTGGGAGGAttggaaggtgcatggctgcgggaagaactggaagcagtggcacggcgcggtggtcgccacggttggccatggaggggatggccaatgggatagccatgaagtttatgcCAGGTGTCTCGtgtatgataatcaaaattgcagtaggtgcagtggaggggacGACAAGCAgaggagggacgggacgggccacgaacagccatgggaacggcagagaaagctgcagaaaaaaaaaattagggctagggttataaacctgctctgtataccatgtagaaaaaggtatgtaggctaaaaattatatttgttattgatacatgaatgtggaaaaatggaagagaatgcttatggaagagaatgcttattttttcattatctttctctacaagattacaaggatatatatacatgatacaaatgtgtaggtaggacaaggtagccgtcctagtgtgtaggtaggacaaggtaggacggctgtaggacggtttgacggctgtaggacggctagtgtgtaggtaggacaaggtaggacggctgtaggacggcttgacggctgtaggacggcttgacggctgtaggacggctagtgtgtaggtaggacaaggtaggacggctgtaggacggcttattcttctaataataatattatatacaattacacaagaactccaaccatattccttatttgtctaacactagGATACTCTTTAGTTACGGGCTTGATTTCGGGTTTGTGAATTGTGATAAGTTGGGTGATGAGTTGGTATTGATTTTAAGGAAGTTTAAGGAGATGGATTGCTCCTCTcgttgtttctctctctaaaactcggCCGCAACTGGTTCGATTCTCCACCCTCCTCCCCTCTTCTTCCGCCTTCGATCGCCAGTCAGGTATAGCACTAACCTCCAACCCACCATACTTTCGATActctttgtttccttttctcGTTTTATGAATGTTTCTCGTGCGCAAATTAATGGAACCCATCACtcaattttttgtgttttcatggTTTTGTCTGTTTTTGCTTTAAAGTTTATAGCTTTAGTTCACGCTGTATTGTGGAATTATATGATGTGTGttgtttaaatttgattttgacATCATCAAATTCCGGGCATTTCGGGGGTTGTGAATTGTGATAAGTTGAGTGATGAGTTGGTATTGATTTTAAGGAAGTTTAAGGAGATGGGTTGCTCCTCTCGTTGTTTCTCTCTCCAAAACTCGTCCGCAACTGGTACGATTCTCCACCCTCCTCCCCTCTGCTTCCGCCTTCGATCGCCAGTCAGGTATAGCACTAACCTCCACCCCACCATACTTTCGATActctttgtttccttttctcGTTTTATGAATGTTTCTCGTGCGCAAATTAATGGAACCCATCACtcaattttttgtgttttcatggTTTTTGTCTAAAGTTTATAGCTTTAGTTCACGCTGTATTGTGGAATTATATGATGTGTGttgtttaaatttgattttgacATCATCAAATTCCGGGCATTTCTCAGTTGCATTACTTGTGGCTTTATGATTTTTGGGTCGTAGGTTGTATGTTTATCTCTTCCAGTTTAACAAAATTGGTGTTGCTCTGCCCATTTGCCGTTCATGGTTACTCCATTTTGTAGTGTTGTAGTAGATTTCAGAGTCAGTAGATTGCGTTTTTGTTCTTGTTAAGAGAAAGTCAATTGAATATGCTTTtgacaaagaaagaaagtagAATATGCTTTTGACAAATTTTCCGGTAGCGATGTCAACTACGACTAGTCTAGTCTCTATCTAATGGTCATTAACTTCCTGATGAGTTTATGATGAATAATGTAATCCGTGAAACCTTTTGCCATGCTCAGGATGAGCGCAAAAGTAACTTCTTTCCTCACATTAATGCGTAACATGAATCTGGGAAAGAAACTGTGTGGTTTTGTCAGAAATCTTAATTCTGTTCGTAAGttacatttctcccaattccaTGATGAAAGTTCAGGTTTTGTTAATGTTCATAGTTGATTACATATTAGACAGATGATGTGCAATGGTTTTGACCTGTCTGGACCCGTGCAGGAAGATTATTAGAATGTCAGCAACTCAAACAGAAAATCCCAGAATATCATTTGAATCCTTGCCAATACAACCTCCTTCACATCCGACCTATGATTTGTGGGGTGTCATCAAGTCAGCCATTGCTGAGGATGCTGGGGATcaaggtttgaaatttttcttcatttctaaGAACCTATTTCAAGTGGTTTTAGTACTGAGATCCAATTGCTCTGTCCAATTTTCGAATGGCGAGTGTAGGATTTCCCTCACTTTCAAAAGATATTATTTAGCAAGATTGTTGTTTCAATTGTAGGTGATGTGACATGTTTAGCTACCATTCCATCTCATATGGAAGTAGAAGCCCATTTCTTGGCAAAGGAGAATGGTATAATTGCTGGAATTGCACTTGCAGAGATGGTATTTTATGAAGTTGATCCATCTTTGAAGGTATAAAAGCACTGCATTTTGTGTACTCAacagtttttgttcttttcatccTTCCATTATTGATTTACATTTCAATACAGGTTGAGTGGTCTCAAAAGGACGGAGACTCTGTACATAAAGGCCTAGGTTTTGGAAAAGTTTATGGTAATTCAGAATCTGAAGAAATTTTAGGAGCTTTTGAGAATTCCttgaaaatttaacaaattgaTATGCAGGACGGGCACACAGTATTGTTGTAGCTGAGAGGGTAGCTCTGAATTTCATGCAGAGGATGAGCGGAGTAGCAACTTTAACTAAGGTAatattttgtttccttttatGTTTTGTGCCAGCTTTGAATCTGTAATATTAGAGAACATAACAGGTATATACCATTGCAAAAGGGAGGCTCAATTTTTTCAATGTGGATCGTGATGGTAGTGGAGTAAAGCTTCCCTGTTATGGAGTCCTCCGTATCATAAGATTAAAACACTGTATAATAACGCAACTACTTAGTTGTGTCTAAATCTTTAAAAGAGGGTCATTGTTTTCTTTCACTTGGTTGTTACTGATATATGTCTCCAACTTGCTAATAATGGAGCGCTGACCACTTTGAGAAACTGCAAAGGAAATCGACAACAGAAATCAAAGTGGATAGTAGATGAGAGAGAAAAAGTATTTGAGTCATGTTATGCCTATTATATGTGTATTAATATGGCATCTTTTGTTGGCTGTGTAAAGGGACGATTTTTAATCAGTGTTTCATGCAGGCAATGGCAGATCTTGCAAGTCCTGCATGTATTTTGGAGACGAGAAAAACTGCTCCGGGTTTACGTTTGGTGGACAAGTGGGCGGTGTGGATCCTTGCTTATTCTACAAACcaacacacacagacacacacataAGCACGTTCTTGTCAGTTGTATATTAATTTTTGCTtgaccttaaaaaaaaaaaaaaaaaaaaaaaaaaatctcttgcCCCAGGTACTGATTGGTGGAGGACAGAATCACAGAATGGGTTTATTTGATATGGTAATGATAAAAGATAATCATATATCAATTGCCGGAGGCATCACAAATGCCCTGAAATCTGTAGACCTGTATCTAGAGCAAGGGAATCTTCAGATGGATGTTGAGGTAATTTTTGCAACTCATCACATAGTTTCACTATCTTGCTTCTATCACTATTCATGACATCCCTAGTTATTTCTGAGTTTTTCACTGACATTCTGTGTGATTTAAGTTTGATATGTCCTGCATCAATCTGTTACAAAATCcttcgctctctctctctctctctctctctctctaatatctcttgtgtgtgcatgtggaCACGTGTGAATGCTGACTAAACACAGGGACAGGATCAGCTTTCCTTGGGGAAAAAATCATTAATGGGGTATTTCGTTTTGATTCCCAGGTTGAGACCCGGACATTTGAGGAGATAGAAAAGGTATTGGAATATGCATCTCAAACAAAGACTTCCTTGACGCGTATAATGTTGGATAATATGGTTGTACCACTACCAAGTGGGGATGTTGATGTATCCATGCTCGAACAAGCTGTGAAATTGATTGATCGGAGATTCGAAACTGAGGTAGCTTAAGTTATTTATTCAGTTTTTTCTATTATCTATAACCAAtggttttgctaattttttttcctttagtcCTAAAAACTGATATAACTTAAAGCTCCTTACATGCACATCTGTAAAATGCTTCAAAGCATCCGATTTCTTATAACATTTGCCATGCCATTCCATAATCTTGGTGTAGATAATGTGGATTGTTAGGCTGTATGGAACTTTCCATAAACATCTTATATAGTAGTTTCACTATTTTCTTTTAAGGACTCTTTCTTTGTATCTAGGTTAAGGAAATATCTACTAATCGCATGGATTcaatttttccctttttatttctgacTTATCTGCTTCACTGCAACAGGCATCTGGTAATGTTACTCTTGAAACCGTACACAAGATTGGACAAACAGGGGTTGACTTCATTTCTAGGTAACGGCGCAGCTTCCTAATCTGTCATTAAGCCTGCTGGCTTGGCATGACTTAAGCTGTTTAGTCCGTCGTCTGGAGTTCTTTAAATGAATAGTAAATCATtctgccttcttcttcttggccaTTTTATAGTTCCATTTTGATCATCCTCAATTCACATCTGCTGCTTGTAGATAGGGTGCACTGCTGCTCCGTTGAAATAAGACGGTGGCAGTGTGTAATCTCATCGTTTGAGGTTGTGAAAATTGCATCTCATTGCAAATAGGCTGGCAGGGACAACATATGAAATGATATTTTACCGATATTATGGTTCAGTCATCGTTAGTATATTCTTGGTATGGTTTACAAAGTGCAATTTATGTTTGCAGTGGTGCACTGACTCATTCTGTAAAGGCTCTAGACATCTCCCTCAAGATTGATACGGAGTTGGCCCTTCAAGTGGGAAGGCGTACAAAACGGGCATGATCGAGAAGTTATCGGCCGGGTAAGGTGGTGACTTCGAACTTGTCAACAGTTGGTACAAAACCCTCTTATGGGAGCCTAATGTATCTTATAGACAGGCATGCCCCTTTCGCTTGACCTTGTGCCGCCAGACGAGCAACATGCCCCTTGAAGTTTTGAACAAGACTTCAACATTATACTATTACGTCAATTTGAACAAGTCTCATGTCATGAATTGAGATATATTCTGCAGCAATTTCTGAAGTTTTTGATTCCCATTTGACAAACGATAAGACGACGATGATGCCGATGACGGCGCATGCATCCTTGAATAATATCGATGGATTTATCGACTTAAATAAGAAATAGTTGCTACTGTATTACGTACCTAATTGCTGTTGTACTGCAAAATACAGTAGAGCTTTGAAATATACAAAGCATTTGACAAGTTGTTTATGCAATACGATAAATAATACATTATCCATTTATCCTAAGCTCAGCTCTTAATTGTGTTTGGTGCTTGAGTACGTCAGTTTTTAGACTAAGCTAAAAAATTAGGACAGACTATTTTTAAACTTGCATTCagcagaagaaaaaaagtgGCACCTACTATTTGGCAGACAAGGATTGATTTTTCAGCTAAAATAGTTTATGAGATTGGCATAACTTTTCATTAGAAGTGGTCCATGAGATTACTCACGGCTTTACGGGAGAAGACTTCTCTGCATCTCTTGTAAGTCACCATCGTATTTTGAAGTGTTAACATGATGTTAAATGATAACGTAAAAATACACGGTATTGCGTTATTCGTTTGGAATGTTACAAACCTATAGTGATATATCGGAACCGCAAGTAAGCTCTCACCAAATTATGGGGCAATGTTCCTTTACTTTCTTTGTATTTGCACTGGTTTAAAAGTCGAAACATGGCATATGACTACATATAGCAAAGTCAGAAGTTTGGTAAGTATTAATTTAATTCTACAATTACAGTATGGATTAATGAGTTGCATTTCAGTTGTGCCTGAGATCTGACCAACCACCTGCATGAAATGCTGccgttaattaatttaattcgcAATATCAAGGCGACCAAATTAATTTGAGTGTCCAGGTCAGTATTGCATGCCCGGATAATTTACTCTTCGTATCCGAAAGTGTAGACTGTCTAATTTTAAAATTGCAGTAGACATGCGAGTTACTTTGTGATTGATCCTTCTTTGGAGTGTGATTGTCATGGTGTTTTGTGGTTGTAACTTGTAGGCAGGAGCGGATGGACTTAGCGATCAAAGTGGTCTCAGGTCCATTCGGACTTCATAAAGTATAATGTATAATGTGAAGGTTTTTCaaggattttcatttttgaggaccttttgaatgtttgatacgagttttttttttatgcctaCCAAGTATTTCATGTAATGTCTGCCGGGATACCTTGACATAGTGTTGACAACACTCGATAAATTTTCTTTGTATCATCTATCAGATTGCTTCGGCATATGTCGATATTTGTTGACATGTGCGCAACCTGATTTGACTGACGACAACAAGCTCATCAAGTGTTCAACGAAACA from Pyrus communis chromosome 4, drPyrComm1.1, whole genome shotgun sequence harbors:
- the LOC137731583 gene encoding quinolinate phosphoribosyltransferase [decarboxylating] 1a isoform X2, which produces MSATQTENPRISFESLPIQPPSHPTYDLWGVIKSAIAEDAGDQGDVTCLATIPSHMEVEAHFLAKENGIIAGIALAEMVFYEVDPSLKVEWSQKDGDSVHKGLGFGKVYGRAHSIVVAERVALNFMQRMSGVATLTKAMADLASPACILETRKTAPGLRLVDKWAVLIGGGQNHRMGLFDMVMIKDNHISIAGGITNALKSVDLYLEQGNLQMDVEVETRTFEEIEKVLEYASQTKTSLTRIMLDNMVVPLPSGDVDVSMLEQAVKLIDRRFETEASGNVTLETVHKIGQTGVDFISSGALTHSVKALDISLKIDTELALQVGRRTKRA
- the LOC137731583 gene encoding quinolinate phosphoribosyltransferase [decarboxylating] 1a isoform X1, with the translated sequence MGCSSRCFSLQNSSATGTILHPPPLCFRLRSPVRKIIRMSATQTENPRISFESLPIQPPSHPTYDLWGVIKSAIAEDAGDQGDVTCLATIPSHMEVEAHFLAKENGIIAGIALAEMVFYEVDPSLKVEWSQKDGDSVHKGLGFGKVYGRAHSIVVAERVALNFMQRMSGVATLTKAMADLASPACILETRKTAPGLRLVDKWAVLIGGGQNHRMGLFDMVMIKDNHISIAGGITNALKSVDLYLEQGNLQMDVEVETRTFEEIEKVLEYASQTKTSLTRIMLDNMVVPLPSGDVDVSMLEQAVKLIDRRFETEASGNVTLETVHKIGQTGVDFISSGALTHSVKALDISLKIDTELALQVGRRTKRA